The Naumovozyma dairenensis CBS 421 chromosome 3, complete genome genome has a window encoding:
- the ELG1 gene encoding Elg1p (similar to Saccharomyces cerevisiae ELG1 (YOR144C); ancestral locus Anc_5.481) — translation MMKRSNPLTALLNGNNRKKVKLNTSSIENKSMCPSEIENPVQNIDEHPSSSELDIPFEDLSSSPLKLTEQQNCNLFSVSHISPIKEKLKNQSVQNFLMNRPTEKKEPIIISIDDGDEEETAIHHNANAYKDTSATYVDDDMIITSSNTILNDLSKNVKKVKLKDLFSNFKKSNNDADGADTEGALKRKNPISKLKEIDPPIRYRQSIEPEGTDYINHGDVTLPLHEKRCTVDHNINITQQYTWTEQDYKTIRDVVDDTPTISTTYTFEYKKKLSSNWPEFFKPKSVNEVMLEPALKTAFKEWIEKSFELLKKVTSRKKLQNIIEKDENSEFANFIIHDNDEDEEDINDSNVVDFVPLAILHGYAVGKNTLVEVIMRDLDCQIFEVNSSENRSRKDILDKLSEFATTHYVKGHGSKGVILFDDVDVLFKEHDKLFWQAVEKTLLTSRRPIVLICRDLNFIPTNLIEVAEEENSLFEVKKISNKTCLMFVKRYCQTLKLTLDEDILSMTVERNKGDIRKCLVDLQFNFSSSGEFNCPKDNMNSFHGSLIDFSFNSELSSINNILEANTEYKSSINQGTDKTLLTKNNEEVFNSNPDEEFRRKHDYMVDYRYHLQDSIQGALLPYELSIANYMKEMLDRRYGDLKLSKVFDNNAYKFPKMTKNSLAFLSGRVNPRKIQFETTLRKTRNSRRIREILDRFDDNHNVDEYDNTAEFDFFKTNKRHIQTDLNAYVLELAKGEAYRKEKNLELFSRVSKEYPEESEDNIVRQLGQDGLLKPVRFKSNPQTVIKSWNL, via the coding sequence atgatgaagagaTCAAATCCCTTAACAGCCCTTTTAAATGGGAACAATAGGAAGAAAGTGAAATTAAATACCTcatcaattgaaaacaaatCAATGTGCCCGTCAGAAATTGAGAATCCAGTACAAAATATAGACGAACATCCATCCTCTTCAGAACTAGATATCCCCTTTGAagatttatcatcatctccACTTAAACTGAcagaacaacaaaattgcaatttattttcagtTAGCCATATTTCACctataaaagaaaaattgaagaatcaATCAGTTCAAAACTTTTTAATGAATCGACCAACGGAGAAAAAGGAACcgataataatttcaatagaCGATGgcgatgaagaagaaaccGCGATCCATCATAATGCGAACGCTTACAAAGATACCTCAGCAACATAtgtagatgatgatatgataataacatCCTCAAATACaatattgaatgatttatcaaaaaacgtgaagaaagtgaaattgaaagacCTCTTCTctaatttcaagaaaagcAATAATGATGCTGATGGTGCTGACACAGAAGGCGcattgaaaaggaaaaaccctatatcaaaattaaaagaaattgatccACCTATACGATATCGCCAATCAATTGAGCCAGAAGGCACAGATTATATTAACCACGGTGATGTAACTTTACCACTACACGAGAAGCGATGTACAGTTGAccataatattaatatcacACAACAATATACATGGACTGAACAAGATTACAAGACAATACGAGATGTAGTTGATGACACACCGACAATTTCGACAACTTATAcatttgaatataaaaaaaaactatcAAGCAATTGGCCAGAATTCTTCAAACCTAAATCCGTCAACGAAGTAATGTTGGAACCGGCATTAAAGACAGCATTTAAAGAATGGATTGAAAAGTCgtttgaattattgaagaaagtCACAAGTAGgaagaaattacaaaatataattgaaaAGGATGAAAATTCTGAGTTCGCtaattttatcattcatGATAACgatgaagacgaagaagacATCAATGATTCGAATGTGGTGGATTTCGTACCTTTGGCAATTCTACATGGATATGCAGTAGGGAAAAACACATTAGTGGAAGTAATCATGAGAGATTTAGATTGTCAGATATTTGAGGTTAATTCATCAGAAAACAGAAGTAGGAAAGATATACTTGATAAATTGAGTGAATTTGCAACGACACATTACGTTAAAGGTCACGGTTCTAAAGGGGTTATTTTATTTGACGACGTTGACGTACTTTTCAAAGAGcatgataaattattttggCAAGCTGTTGAAAAAACACTACTGACATCCAGAAGACCCATAGTTTTGATTTGTAGAGATCTCAACTTTATACCGACAAATCTGATTGAAGTCgctgaagaagagaatTCATTGTTTGAAGTAAAGAAAATCTCTAATAAAACATGTCTTATGTTTGTTAAACGTTACTGTCAGACCCTTAAATTAACTTTAGACGAGGATATACTATCGATGACCGTTGAAAGGAATAAGGGTGATATTAGAAAATGCTTAGTGGACTTACAGTTTAACTTTTCCTCCTCTGGTGAGTTTAATTGCCCAAAAGATAACATGAATTCATTCCACGGatcattaattgatttctCATTCAATTCCGAGTTGTCATccataaataatattctagAAGCAAACACTGAATATAAATCCTCCATAAATCAAGGTACCGATAAAACACTATTGACAAAAAACAACGAAGAGGTTTTCAATTCTAACccagatgaagaatttcgTAGGAAGCACGATTATATGGTTGATTACAGGTACCATCTTCAAGATTCCATACAAGGTGCATTACTTCCCTATGAGTTAAGTATTGCTAACTATATGAAAGAAATGTTGGATCGAAGATATGGTGACTTGAAACTTTCGAAggtatttgataataatgctTATAAATTCCCGAAGATGACTAAGAATTCTTTGGCATTCTTAAGTGGTAGAGTAAATCCAAggaaaattcaatttgagACAACTTTAAGGAAGACGAGGAATTCAAGAAGGATACGAGAAATATTAGATCGATTTGATGATAATCATAACGttgatgaatatgataataCTGCAGAATTCGATTTTTTCAAGACAAATAAAAGACATATCCAAACAGATTTAAATGCATATGTTTTAGAGTTGGCTAAAGGAGAGGCCTATCGTAAAGAGAAGAACCTTGAACTTTTTTCACGAGTTTCAAAAGAATATCCTGAAGAATCAGAAGACAATATCGTACGTCAGTTGGGTCAAGACGGGTTGTTAAAACCTGTACGGTTCAAAAGTAATCCTCAAACTGTGATCAAATCTTGGAACttataa